One window of the Crassaminicella thermophila genome contains the following:
- a CDS encoding GGDEF domain-containing protein, with amino-acid sequence MRNLNRKVDIFFLALIIEIFVLTTIFVTYEKINMQNYFMFEVSFLLLVISFYTNVVIGLLMSLFAIFIYGNYVLYEYIKGVITNFNYLWLVIFPILSVTAGKLGDYINQLEKNQKKLEEEIIDLVRIDEVTNLNNKKSFYIDLEEEMSRARRHNFHLTIMILKIQYFDELLSIYGRKKVNKILKDIAKKIELVTRVEDKRYCIGKDSFGIIMPNTKFEGAEIVKIRLIDELRNISLKYENKEEILTFHFKVGIVEYDKKIEDPFVVKDLVEKEIEYDI; translated from the coding sequence ATGAGGAATTTAAATAGAAAGGTAGATATTTTTTTCTTAGCTTTAATCATAGAAATATTTGTTTTGACTACAATTTTTGTTACATATGAAAAAATAAACATGCAAAATTATTTTATGTTTGAGGTTTCTTTTTTATTACTTGTTATATCTTTTTACACAAATGTTGTTATTGGTTTGTTAATGAGTTTATTTGCAATATTTATCTATGGAAATTATGTGTTATATGAATATATTAAAGGAGTTATTACTAATTTTAACTATCTTTGGCTAGTGATATTTCCAATTCTTTCTGTAACAGCTGGAAAGCTTGGAGATTACATAAATCAATTAGAAAAAAATCAAAAGAAATTAGAAGAAGAAATAATAGATCTTGTTAGGATAGATGAAGTTACAAATTTAAATAACAAAAAGAGTTTTTATATTGATTTAGAAGAAGAAATGAGCAGGGCAAGAAGGCATAATTTTCATTTAACAATAATGATATTAAAAATTCAATATTTTGATGAGTTGCTTTCTATTTATGGAAGAAAGAAAGTAAATAAAATCTTAAAAGATATAGCAAAAAAAATAGAACTTGTAACAAGAGTTGAGGATAAAAGATATTGCATAGGAAAAGATAGCTTTGGAATTATTATGCCTAATACAAAATTTGAAGGAGCAGAAATAGTTAAGATACGATTAATAGATGAATTAAGGAATATTTCATTAAAATATGAAAATAAAGAAGAAATATTAACTTTTCATTTTAAAGTAGGAATCGTAGAATATGATAAAAAAATTGAAGATCCTTTTGTTGTTAAAGATCTAGTAGAAAAGGAGATTGAATATGACATATGA
- a CDS encoding cellulose biosynthesis cyclic di-GMP-binding regulatory protein BcsB — protein sequence MIKKSIGLLIIICIIMSSIFSNGEAIDKEPIKNYRFNQDVQFKGVFGGYTFFFYVDKYWKLKDEAFLELIFSQSDIKEYKSSTLNVYLNDFPIKSIKLFDKGVNNQIIRIKLPIDKIINDYNAIKFKIYHRITDEPCTDEINPANWLVLHKNSYVHIVYEEKVDSISLKEYPYPYFISALDQPVKTVITLPLDATSGQITAAMKLAADFGRRAPFKNLDLTISPFYELLENDKKNNNIIHICNTSNLPKEFLKYISDEERAILKERAMIKEVISPYNSNKRLLLIISDDDERLINVVQALGDNKLILQMKDNTQYINYIHKREKDIITNKRKITLKDFGYDDRVLEGIFFQQASYGVNIPKGRILKEDASVNIFMRYSKTLNFDKSSVTVYLNDIPIGDKELSYKKSDNDCLSIKIPKKFRKKSYLELKIVFYLEPKNYNCYGQKSSNIWAVILNESNFDLPYEFTNERFLEYYPSPFVRDGKFNDFLFVLPEKINRHILSMAGNIFTFMGHNINALEDFKVIKANELKESYKQKNMILLGTPKGNRWIAKVNEYLNVPFDKKMNRLIGNEKIPLLDKFCRNAATIQIIKSPWNESKSLMVVSGVEEKNIKWAEAFLKEYELILKLKGDAVVIDNTGNIYTGYYAAYKKDLKEVEKKGKIEIINKIKNPQFYLFILFLISLGIMILIGTIVIVRRNK from the coding sequence GTGATAAAAAAAAGCATAGGATTGCTTATAATCATATGCATCATTATGAGTAGCATTTTTTCAAATGGGGAGGCAATAGATAAAGAACCTATAAAAAATTATAGATTTAATCAAGATGTTCAGTTCAAAGGTGTTTTTGGTGGATATACTTTTTTCTTTTATGTAGATAAGTATTGGAAATTAAAAGATGAAGCGTTTTTAGAATTGATTTTTAGTCAAAGTGATATCAAAGAATATAAAAGCTCTACTCTAAATGTTTACTTAAATGATTTTCCCATAAAAAGTATCAAATTATTCGATAAAGGGGTTAACAACCAAATAATAAGAATAAAACTGCCAATTGATAAGATCATAAATGATTATAATGCAATAAAATTTAAAATATATCATCGTATTACAGATGAACCTTGTACAGATGAAATAAATCCTGCTAACTGGTTAGTCCTTCATAAAAATTCATATGTTCATATTGTGTATGAAGAAAAAGTAGATTCTATTAGTTTGAAAGAGTATCCTTATCCATATTTTATAAGCGCTTTAGATCAACCTGTAAAAACAGTTATTACTTTGCCTTTAGATGCGACATCAGGACAGATAACAGCAGCTATGAAATTAGCAGCTGATTTTGGAAGAAGAGCACCTTTTAAAAATTTAGATTTAACCATTAGTCCATTTTATGAATTATTAGAAAATGATAAGAAAAATAATAATATTATACATATTTGTAATACATCCAATTTGCCAAAGGAGTTTTTAAAGTATATTTCCGATGAAGAGAGGGCGATATTGAAGGAGAGAGCAATGATTAAAGAAGTTATATCCCCTTATAATTCAAATAAGAGGCTGCTTCTTATTATATCAGATGATGATGAAAGATTAATAAATGTGGTGCAAGCTTTAGGAGATAACAAACTGATTTTGCAAATGAAAGATAATACCCAATATATTAACTATATACATAAAAGAGAGAAAGATATCATTACAAATAAAAGAAAAATTACACTGAAAGATTTTGGATATGATGATCGTGTACTAGAAGGGATTTTTTTTCAACAAGCAAGCTATGGAGTAAATATTCCAAAAGGTAGAATTCTAAAAGAAGACGCTTCAGTAAATATTTTTATGAGGTATTCAAAAACTTTAAATTTTGATAAATCATCTGTTACGGTATATCTAAATGATATACCTATTGGAGATAAAGAATTATCCTATAAAAAATCAGATAATGATTGCTTGTCTATAAAAATACCAAAAAAATTTAGAAAGAAAAGCTATCTTGAATTAAAAATAGTATTTTACTTAGAACCTAAGAATTATAATTGTTATGGGCAAAAAAGTAGTAATATTTGGGCTGTAATATTGAATGAATCAAATTTTGATTTACCTTATGAATTTACAAATGAAAGATTTTTAGAGTACTATCCAAGTCCATTTGTTCGAGATGGAAAATTTAATGATTTTTTATTTGTTTTACCTGAAAAGATAAATAGGCATATATTAAGTATGGCTGGGAATATTTTTACATTTATGGGACATAATATAAATGCTTTAGAAGATTTCAAAGTCATAAAAGCAAATGAATTGAAAGAATCATATAAGCAGAAGAATATGATCTTGTTAGGAACACCAAAAGGAAATAGGTGGATTGCAAAAGTAAATGAATACTTAAATGTTCCATTTGACAAGAAAATGAATAGATTAATTGGAAACGAAAAGATTCCATTATTAGATAAATTTTGTAGGAATGCTGCAACAATACAAATAATAAAATCTCCATGGAATGAAAGCAAGTCTCTTATGGTTGTATCAGGTGTAGAAGAGAAGAATATTAAGTGGGCGGAAGCTTTTTTGAAAGAGTATGAATTAATACTCAAATTAAAGGGAGATGCAGTGGTAATTGATAATACAGGGAATATATATACAGGTTATTATGCTGCTTATAAAAAGGATTTAAAAGAGGTTGAAAAGAAGGGAAAAATAGAAATTATAAATAAAATAAAAAATCCTCAATTCTATCTGTTTATTTTATTTTTAATAAGTTTAGGGATTATGATCTTGATTGGTACAATTGTTATTGTTAGAAGGAACAAATAG